A single window of Pyrus communis chromosome 10, drPyrComm1.1, whole genome shotgun sequence DNA harbors:
- the LOC137747286 gene encoding suppressor of RPS4-RLD 1-like, which yields MTATVAERAELAKLCSSRDWSKAIRVLDSLLSQSSSIQDICNRAFCYSQLELHKHVIKDCDRALQLDPALLQAYILKGRAFSALGRKEDALLVWEQGYEHAFRQSADLKQLLELEGLLTIAKKDKSNGYENQAKDSTSSNLSSEARSHVNGKSSETYKNDNKLSGESELCSESTVNSEVHRKSNGNFVASNGIGDKAGGSKKFDSQMNGNHDKLSSESCNDLSDTCSKLPMICSKSSDLIETPPTPPKLSSKSDIRDEIGEESKKNKKFSVARLSKTKSISVDFRLSRGIAEVNEGKYAHAISIFDQILKEDPNYPEALIGRGTAYAFQRELEAAIADFTKAMESNPSACEAWKRRGQARAAMGEFVEAIEDLSKALEFEPNSADILHERGIANFKFKDFYTAVEDLSACVKLDKDNTSAYTYLGLALSSVGEYKKAEEAHLKAIQLDQNFLEAWVQLTQFYQDMANPAKALECLQKALQIDGRFAKAYHLRGLLLHGMGEHSKAIKDLSTGLSIESANIECLYLRASCYHALGEYGHAVKDYDAVLDLELDSMEKFVLQCLAFYQKEIALYTASKINSEFYWFNIDGDIDSLFKEYWCKRLHPKNVCEKVYRQPPLRESLKKGKVRKQEFSVTKQKAALLQAADSIGRKIQYDSPGFLPNRRQHRMAGLAAIEVAQRVSKAWRSFQAEWKFSNNKSISKSGKRGRRRERVNLPSQNRGGAGCSTSSSSETSTSYGITEAISSARSMMSWHEVYSIAVKWRQISEPCDPVVWINKLSEEFNAGFGSHTPLILGQAKVVRYFPNFERTLNVAKAIMKERSYVYSKVDNLIDLSRDGKLQDIMQAKSCADLYRVVGEDFWLSTWCDSTAFEGRQLEGTRITLVKMGENKYEFAIRTPCTPSRWDEFDAEMAKAWEAICNAYCGENYGSNEFVVLEKVRDAILRMTYYWYNFMPLSRGSAAVGFVVMLGLFLAANMEFIGNIPQGLQVDWEAILNSDPDSFVYSMKTWLYPCLKATTSWKDHPDVQSTLATTGSVVAALSTYDD from the exons ATGACGGCCACCGTCGCCGAGAGGGCCGAGCTCGCCAAGCTCTGCAGCTCACGTGACTGGTCCAAGGCCATCCGAGTCCTCGACTCCCTCCTCTCCCAGTCCTCTTCCATCCAAGATATCTG CAACAGAGCTTTCTGTTACAGCCAATTGGAGCTCCACAAGCACGTGATTAAGGACTGCGATAGGGCGCTTCAGCTGGATCCCGCGCTTCTTCAAGCTTACATCCTCAAAG GTCGTGCGTTTTCTGCTTTGGGAAGGAAAGAGGATGCTCTTTTGGTTTGGGAGCAAGGCTATGAACATGCCTTCCGTCAGTCTGCAGATCTGAAGCAGTTGCTAGAACTGGAAGGGCTTTTAACAATTGCAAAGAAGGACAAAAGTAATGGATATGAAAACCAAGCAAAAGACTCAACATCATCTAACCTTTCATCCGAAGCAAGATCGCATGTTAATGGGAAATCTAGTGAAACTTATAAGAATGACAATAAATTAAGTGGTGAATCAGAATTATGCAGTGAATCAACGGTTAACTCCGAGGTCCATAGAAAGTCTAATGGTAATTTTGTTGCATCGAATGGGATTGGTGATAAAGCCGGAGGAAGTAAGAAGTTTGATAGCCAAATGAATGGGAATCATGATAAATTAAGTTCTGAATCATGCAATGACTTAAGTGATACATGCAGTAAATTACCTATGATTTGTAGCAAGTCAAGTGATTTAATAGAAACTCCTCCCACACCCCCTAAACTAAGTAGTAAATCTGATATACGTGATGAAATTGGCGAGGAgtccaagaaaaataaaaagttctCTGTTGCTAGACTTTCAAAGACCAAGTCAATAAGTGTGGATTTTCGACTGTCAAGAGGTATAGCAGAG GTTAATGAAGGGAAGTATGCTCATGCCATATCAATATTTGACCAG ATATTGAAAGAGGATCCTAACTATCCAGAGGCACTAATAGGGAGAGGGACAGCCTATGCTTTCCAACGGGAACTTGAGGCTGCGATAGCTGATTTTACAAAG GCCATGGAATCAAATCCATCAGCTTGTGAGGCATGGAAACGGAGAGGGCAAGCACGAGCTGCCATGGGAGAATTTGTTGAG GCCATTGAAGATTTGTCCAAGGCATTAGAGTTTGAACCAAATTCAGCTGACATTTTGCACGAAAGGG GAATTGCCAACTTCAAGTTCAAGGACTTCTACACTGCTGTTGAAGATCTATCTGCGTGCGTGAAACTTGACAAGGATAATACATCTGCATACACATATTTG GGTTTGGCATTGTCTTCTGTCGGTGAATATAAAAAAGCTGAGGAGGCACATTTGAAAGCAATTCAACTGGATCAGAATTTTCTTGAGGCATGGGTGCAGCTAACCCAG TTCTATCAAGATATGGCAAACCCAGCCAAGGCTTTGGAATGTCTGCAGAAAGCTCTACAAATTGATGGAAG GTTTGCCAAAGCATATCATTTGCGTGGACTACTGCTCCATGGGATGGGAGAACACAG CAAGGCTATTAAGGATTTGTCAACTGGGTTGAGCATTGAGAGTGCCAATATTGAGTGCTTGTATTTGCGGGCATCCTGCTACCATGCCCTTGGAGAATATGGACATGCG GTCAAGGACTACGATGCTGTGCTTGATTTGGAGCTAGACTCGATGGAGAAGTTTGTGTTGCAATGCCTTGCTTTTTATCAG aaAGAGATTGCTCTATACACAGCATCAAAAATCAACAGTGAATTTTACTGGTTTAATATTGATGGAGATATTGATTCACTTTTCAAG GAGTACTGGTGCAAGAGATTGCACCCCAAGAATGTATGCGAAAAGGTCTATCGACAACCTCCCCTGCGTGAATCTTTGAAGAAGGGCAAGGTTCGAAAGCAAGAATTTTCAGTTACAAAGCAGAAGGCTGCTCTTCTGCAAGCTGCGGATTCAATTGGAAGGAAAATCCAATATGATAGTCCTGGCTTCTTACCGAATCGACGTCAG CATCGTATGGCAGGATTGGCTGCTATTGAGGTTGCTCAAAGGGTTTCAAAAGCATGGCGTTCCTTCCAAGCAGAATGGAAATTTTCTAATAATAAAAGCATCTCAAAGTCTGGTAAGCGAGGCCGGAGAAGGGAAAGAGTTAATTTGCCCAGCCAGAACAGAGGTGGTGCTGGTTGTAGTACGAGTAGCTCTTCGGAGACCTCAACTTCATATGGAATTACAGAAGCTATTTCATCTGCACGGTCAATGATGTCATGGCATGAGGTTTATTCAATAGCTGTTAAATGGCGGCAGATTTCTGAGCCATGCGATCCTGTTGTGTGGATTAACAAGCTAAG TGAAGAGTTTAATGCTGGATTTGGATCTCATACACCATTGATCCTAGGACAAGCAAAAGTTGTTCGCTACTTCCCAAATTTTGAAAG AACATTAAATGTCGCCAAGGCTATTATGAAGGAAAGATCTTATGTGTATAGTAAGGTCGATAACCTTATTGATTTATCCAGGGATGGGAAATTGCAAGAT ATTATGCAAGCAAAATCTTGCGCTGACTTATACAGAGTAGTCGGTGAGGACTTCTGGTTGTCTACTTGGTGCGATAGTACTGCCTTTGAGGG GAGGCAACTTGAAGGAACGAGGATTACCCTAGTAAAAAT GGGGGAGAACAAATATGAATTTGCAATCAGAACACCTTGTACGCCTTCAAGGTGGGATGAATTTGATGCAGAAATGGCGAAGGCATGGGAA GCTATATGCAACGCTTATTGCGGTGAAAATTATGGATCTAATGAATTCGTCGTGCTTGAAAAAGTGAGAGATGCAATTTTAAGGATGACATATTACTG GTACAATTTTATGCCTCTTTCAAGAGGCTCTGCTGCTGTGGGGTTTGTTGTTATGCTCGGATTATTTCTTGCTGCTAATATGGAATTCATAGGAAATATCCCACAAGGTTTACAGGTAGATTGGGAAGCCATTCTGAACTCTGATCCAGACTCGTTTGTTTATTCGATGAAGACTTGGCTATATCCATGTCTGAAGGCAACAACATCCTGGAAAGATCATCCCGATGTGCAATCAACTCTCGCCACAACCGGTTCAGTTGTTGCTGCTCTGAGCACTTATGATGACTGA
- the LOC137747616 gene encoding probable esterase KAI2, with protein MGIVEEAHNVRVLGSGQQVLVLAHGFGTDQSVWKHLVPHLVDDYRVIMYDNMGAGTTNPEYFDFERYSTLEGYAYDLLAILEELRVESCIFVGHSVSGMIGAIAAITRPDLFTKLVMIGASPRYLNDVDYYGGFEQEDLEQLFEAIRSNYKAWCSGFAPLAVGGDMDSVAVQEFSRTLFNMRPDIALSVAQTIFQSDLRQMLGLITVPCHILQSVKDLAVPVVVSEYLHQNLGGESIVEVMSSDGHLPQLSSPEIVNPVLLKHIRYDIAV; from the exons ATGGGAATAGTGGAAGAAGCTCACAACGTGCGCGTCTTAGGGTCGGGTCAGCAAGTCCTAGTGCTGGCCCACGGCTTCGGCACCGATCAGTCGGTCTGGAAGCACCTCGTCCCCCACCTCGTCGATGACTACCGCGTCATTATGTACGACAACATGGGCGCCGGAACCACCAACCCTGAATACTTCGACTTCGAGCGCTACTCCACTCTCGAAGGCTACGCCTACGACCTCCTCGCCATTCTCGAGGAGCTCCGCGTCGAGTCATGCATATTCGTCGGCCACTCCGTCTCAGGCATGATCGGAGCCATAGCCGCCATCACCCGacccgacctcttcaccaagcTCGTCATGATCGGCGCCTCCCCTAG GTATCTCAACGACGTGGACTACTATGGAGGATTCGAGCAAGAAGATCTTGAGCAACTATTCGAGGCGATCCGGTCCAACTACAAGGCATGGTGCTCTGGATTCGCGCCACTGGCTGTGGGCGGCGACATGGACTCGGTGGCGGTCCAGGAGTTCAGCCGGACCCTATTCAACATGCGGCCGGACATTGCCCTCAGCGTGGCACAAACCATATTCCAAAGCGACCTGAGACAAATGCTTGGGTTGATCACGGTGCCATGTCACATATTACAGAGTGTAAAAGACCTTGCTGTCCCTGTGGTTGTGTCCGAGTATTTGCACCAGAATCTTGGCGGCGAGTCGATCGTCGAGGTCATGTCGTCAGACGGTCATCTTCCGCAACTGAGCTCGCCGGAGATTGTGAATCCGGTGCTGCTCAAGCACATCAGATATGACATAGCGGTGTAA
- the LOC137748339 gene encoding lysine-rich arabinogalactan protein 18-like — translation MERNNIFTIALICLLVAGVGGQAPSAAPTTTPATPSATPPAITPAAAPQPKSPSPVATPKPAPTPASAPPKPAAAPTPAATPPAATVSPPLPSPVSSPPAKAPVSSPPLATSPPPATPAPAAEAPTTTEVPSPAPSKKSKHKSPAAAPTPDTASPPAPEGPASSPEASTPGPSTAADDQSGAMTIRSLKVMGSMALGWAVLALY, via the exons ATGGAGCGGAACAACATCTTCACCATCGCACTCATCTGCCTTCTTGTCGCCGGTGTCGGAGGCCAGGCCCCATCCGCCGCACCCACTACAACTCCGGCCACTCCATCCGCCACCCCTCCAGCTATTACACCAGCTGCAGCTCCTCAGCCCAAGTCACCATCTCCAGTTGCCACCCCCAAACCTGCTCCCACTCCGGCGTCGGCTCCACCCAAGCCCGCCGCTGCTCCAACTCCGGCGGCCACTCCTCCTGCCGCTACCGTCTCACCCCCATTGCCGTCTCCAGTGAGCTCCCCACCGGCTAAGGCTCCGGTCAGCTCCCCACCACTGGCTACATCTCCTCCGCCAGCCACCCCTGCTCCCGCAGCTGAGGCACCCACTACTACTGAGGTCCCTTCTCCGGCTCCCAGCAAGAAGTCGAAGCACAAATCTCCTGCGGCTGCTCCGACTCCGGATACTGCCAGCCCACCGGCGCCGGAGGGACCTGCATCGAGCCCTGAAGCTTCGACTCCTGGTCCTTCAACTGCAGCTGACGACCAG AGTGGTGCAATGACGATCAGGTCCCTCAAGGTGATGGGATCCATGGCATTGGGATGGGCAGTATTGGCATTATactaa